A DNA window from Patescibacteria group bacterium contains the following coding sequences:
- a CDS encoding ABC transporter permease, whose translation MILQIKQAIKSPIQSLLANKVRSFLTILGIVIGVSAVVIIMAVGSGAQSLILSQIESLGSDLIGVLPGNSGDGAPASAMGIVVTTLTYDDLQAIKNKNNAPNIIDATAYVKGFSTVSWGSNSYDTNISGTTASYLDVEGGGVEFGRFFTEAEEKSTSKIVVLGSTVAEEIFGSSDPIGKKIKIKKKTFEVIGVMKERGTVAFQNFDDQVFIPIITMQKSVEGIDHVSMMRMKITSEENTEIAIEEVKATLREQHGIKDTSGVEDDFTVRGAAQALDIITTITDSLKFFLAAMAGISLVVGGIGIMNIMLISVNERTREIGLRKAVGANNRHILIQFLLESIVLTLLGGLIGLVLGAVVSYLVAIIARALDYDWAFEVSLFSIILSITVSMFIGLVFGIVPAKRASELEPIEALRYE comes from the coding sequence ATGATTCTTCAAATTAAACAAGCAATAAAAAGCCCTATCCAATCTCTCTTGGCCAATAAAGTCAGGAGTTTTTTAACAATCCTGGGTATTGTTATTGGTGTGTCTGCTGTTGTAATAATTATGGCCGTTGGTTCTGGTGCTCAGAGTTTAATTTTATCTCAAATTGAAAGTCTTGGTTCTGACTTAATTGGTGTATTACCAGGGAATTCAGGCGACGGTGCTCCAGCGAGTGCTATGGGCATCGTTGTTACCACACTAACCTATGATGATTTGCAGGCTATTAAAAATAAAAATAATGCACCAAATATAATTGATGCGACAGCTTATGTAAAAGGATTCTCAACAGTTTCTTGGGGTTCTAATTCATACGATACAAATATTAGCGGCACCACCGCCAGCTATTTAGACGTAGAAGGGGGAGGGGTCGAATTTGGAAGATTCTTCACTGAAGCAGAAGAAAAATCAACAAGCAAAATTGTAGTTCTTGGAAGTACTGTTGCAGAAGAAATTTTTGGATCTTCTGACCCCATAGGAAAAAAAATAAAAATAAAGAAAAAAACTTTTGAAGTTATTGGTGTTATGAAAGAAAGAGGTACTGTTGCTTTTCAAAACTTTGATGACCAAGTTTTTATACCAATAATAACAATGCAAAAATCAGTTGAAGGTATCGATCACGTTAGCATGATGAGAATGAAAATCACCAGTGAAGAAAACACTGAAATTGCAATTGAGGAAGTGAAGGCAACTCTCAGAGAACAGCATGGAATAAAAGATACTTCTGGAGTAGAAGACGATTTTACAGTAAGAGGAGCAGCTCAAGCTCTAGACATAATAACAACCATTACCGATTCATTAAAATTCTTTTTAGCAGCGATGGCTGGAATTTCTCTTGTTGTTGGTGGTATTGGTATTATGAATATAATGCTTATTAGTGTAAATGAAAGGACAAGAGAAATAGGATTGCGTAAAGCAGTCGGTGCAAATAATAGACATATTCTAATTCAGTTTCTATTGGAATCAATTGTCTTGACCTTGCTTGGAGGTCTAATTGGTCTTGTTTTGGGAGCGGTAGTTTCTTATTTGGTCGCCATCATTGCTCGAGCACTTGATTATGATTGGGCATTTGAGGTTTCATTATTTTCAATAATTTTATCAATAACAGTATCTATGTTTATAGGTCTGGTTTTTGGAATAGTTCCTGCTAAAAGAGCATCTGAACTAGAACCAATAGAAGCTTTAAGATATGAATAA
- a CDS encoding ABC transporter permease, whose product MSLINDFKIATSAINSNRSRTALTVTGLVIGVASIFMVFSAGEGLESLITGQIESFGTDFIQTEIKVPTGKTPGSAADESASGQAIVQGVQVTSLTLDDMEDINKLDNIVDSYGALMSQGITTYKSEKESATIFGVSSSYIDIDASKVEYGRFYTKMEDKSLSQVVVLGSELKEKLFGESDAVGKTIKIKSRNFTVVGVMEERGAVMTLDFDNFIYIPVRTLQKKMMGIDHVMYMTSKVRDIDLSYDTAEEMRYVLRTNHDIIDETKDDFRVTTMDEMMEMLGTITGAITLLLLAIVIISLIVAGVGITNVMYVIISERTTEIGLRKAVGANYYHIIRQFLIESILITLLGFLFGFIIGAILSFAIAMGAQYAGLDWKFSIPLKSIITSFFFSLFAGVIFGYFPARKAALMEPVTALRKE is encoded by the coding sequence ATGTCATTAATAAATGATTTCAAAATTGCCACTAGTGCAATAAATAGCAATAGAAGCAGAACAGCACTAACTGTGACTGGTCTTGTTATTGGAGTTGCTAGCATCTTCATGGTATTTTCTGCTGGAGAAGGACTAGAGAGTCTTATTACGGGGCAAATTGAATCTTTTGGTACAGACTTTATCCAAACAGAAATTAAAGTTCCGACAGGAAAAACTCCAGGTAGCGCCGCTGATGAATCTGCTAGTGGTCAAGCTATTGTTCAGGGAGTTCAGGTAACAAGTCTTACCCTGGATGACATGGAGGATATCAATAAACTTGATAATATTGTTGATTCATACGGTGCATTAATGTCTCAAGGGATAACAACTTATAAGTCGGAGAAAGAATCAGCCACAATCTTTGGGGTAAGCTCTAGCTATATCGATATTGACGCTAGTAAAGTTGAATATGGTAGATTCTACACCAAGATGGAAGATAAGTCTCTTTCACAAGTTGTTGTTCTTGGATCAGAGCTAAAAGAAAAATTATTCGGGGAATCAGATGCGGTAGGTAAAACAATTAAAATAAAATCCAGGAACTTCACGGTTGTAGGGGTTATGGAAGAGAGGGGGGCAGTAATGACTTTGGATTTTGATAATTTTATTTACATCCCGGTACGTACTCTTCAGAAAAAAATGATGGGGATTGATCATGTTATGTATATGACGTCAAAGGTGCGCGACATTGACCTTTCTTATGACACCGCAGAAGAAATGAGGTATGTGCTAAGAACGAATCACGACATTATAGATGAGACAAAAGACGACTTCCGAGTTACCACTATGGATGAAATGATGGAAATGCTTGGTACAATTACAGGGGCTATAACACTACTTTTACTCGCAATAGTAATCATTTCCTTGATTGTTGCTGGTGTTGGTATAACGAATGTGATGTATGTTATTATTTCAGAAAGGACAACTGAGATTGGGCTAAGAAAAGCAGTGGGAGCAAATTATTATCACATTATTAGACAATTTTTGATTGAGTCCATACTCATCACTTTACTTGGTTTTTTGTTTGGGTTTATAATAGGAGCAATCTTGTCCTTTGCTATTGCAATGGGAGCTCAATACGCTGGACTTGACTGGAAATTCAGTATTCCCTTGAAATCCATAATAACTTCTTTCTTTTTTTCACTTTTTGCTGGTGTAATTTTTGGATATTTCCCAGCAAGAAAAGCCGCTTTAATGGAACCAGTTACTGCATTAAGAAAAGAATAA
- a CDS encoding response regulator, whose product MKKRFFIIEDDVNILYAVQAQLRVNRYDTFIDNGIHGIETLIDSIQTEMPDYIILDLILPHVDGFELLEQIKSNNIISSIPVFIFTNLSDEDTKTIVEKMGVDYHFIKSEMNVEQFVKKILKIIQNKAKLKTL is encoded by the coding sequence ATGAAAAAGAGATTTTTTATTATTGAAGACGATGTCAATATTCTTTATGCCGTGCAAGCTCAGCTACGAGTAAACCGCTATGATACATTTATAGATAATGGGATTCATGGGATTGAGACATTGATTGACAGTATTCAAACTGAAATGCCAGATTATATAATTCTTGACTTGATATTACCTCATGTCGATGGATTTGAGTTATTGGAACAAATAAAATCAAATAATATTATTTCATCTATACCTGTTTTTATATTTACTAATCTTAGCGACGAGGATACCAAGACAATTGTGGAAAAAATGGGCGTTGACTATCATTTTATAAAGTCAGAAATGAATGTTGAACAGTTCGTAAAAAAGATTTTAAAAATTATTCAAAATAAAGCAAAATTAAAAACGTTATGA
- a CDS encoding HlyD family efflux transporter periplasmic adaptor subunit yields the protein MKKMSVKKAVFILIFVAIIGIIIISVLANKNKSKFEYTTQTIQKSDLIQTVSETGLIKTIDSFDISFELGGNIKNVLVNIGDVVKKDQLLSELDHTDSDIRLSQASASLDIARANLSKLQTGATSQEIAIYTANYNRAKASYDSTLVDLQKYKITLVENTAQAQKTLSDLEDDSPYTITTYEQALETAESNLSNTKITYQKAINDSVSISLTSSEAQASLINNALDQIKSILDNTDIEDYLSVMNKTYLAEAKRAHEEAGKMLISVNANTAIAKNTPDKNIVSSLLVEVQNTLNKTYLSLSNMFSALENSVTSSSFSKTQLDALKAIVNTQISIINTSISSVQSLSQSLDSAILTYNTNVDAANNNLAQARANLDNALTSAKNNLANVINGGEQQLATIEARVDSANQSLLVSQAELNRIKSPARTEDLSLYQAQLKQAQAEINSIVNQIEKSKLKSPVDGIVSKINFEAGEQYILGRPMATLISGNGSEYKIEVDISESDIPKVEIADQVLITLDALGSDVKFHGSVKFIEPAETVIQDVIYYKVEIVIDNNNENIHLVKPGMTANTDITTNEMKDIITIPGRAIIDRNGDGKFVKTFNNEIIDENKVEVGIIGDGGMVQIISGLSEGDVVVTFTKEK from the coding sequence ATGAAAAAGATGTCTGTAAAAAAAGCGGTTTTTATCCTTATTTTTGTCGCAATAATTGGCATTATTATCATTTCTGTTTTAGCAAACAAAAACAAATCGAAATTTGAATATACGACACAAACAATTCAAAAATCAGATCTTATTCAAACTGTTTCTGAGACAGGCCTCATAAAAACAATAGATTCATTTGATATTAGTTTTGAACTTGGCGGTAATATAAAAAATGTTTTAGTGAACATAGGGGATGTTGTGAAAAAAGACCAGTTATTGTCCGAGCTTGATCATACTGATTCTGATATTAGATTGAGCCAAGCAAGCGCCAGCCTTGATATTGCTAGAGCTAATTTATCTAAACTTCAAACTGGGGCAACAAGTCAAGAAATTGCTATTTACACGGCTAATTACAATAGAGCAAAAGCTAGTTATGACTCAACCTTGGTTGACCTTCAAAAATATAAAATAACCTTAGTTGAAAATACAGCACAAGCCCAAAAGACGCTTAGTGATTTAGAGGATGATTCTCCCTATACAATTACAACTTATGAACAAGCCCTTGAAACTGCTGAATCAAATTTAAGTAACACAAAAATTACCTACCAAAAAGCTATTAACGATTCAGTTAGCATATCTCTCACTAGCTCGGAAGCCCAAGCGTCTTTAATAAATAATGCTCTTGATCAAATCAAATCAATTCTTGATAATACGGACATTGAGGATTACCTGTCTGTTATGAATAAAACATATTTAGCAGAAGCAAAACGAGCACATGAAGAAGCAGGAAAGATGCTCATCTCTGTTAATGCAAATACTGCTATAGCTAAAAATACTCCTGACAAGAACATCGTTTCATCTCTTTTGGTTGAGGTCCAAAATACTCTCAATAAAACATATCTTTCTTTGAGTAATATGTTTTCCGCATTGGAAAATTCTGTAACTTCATCTTCATTTTCTAAGACCCAGTTAGATGCTCTAAAGGCTATTGTTAACACACAAATTAGTATAATTAACACAAGCATTAGTAGTGTTCAGTCTTTAAGTCAGTCACTAGATAGTGCTATTTTAACTTACAATACAAATGTTGATGCTGCAAACAATAATCTTGCTCAAGCAAGAGCCAATTTAGATAATGCCCTAACCAGCGCTAAAAATAATTTAGCCAACGTAATAAATGGAGGAGAACAACAGTTGGCAACGATTGAGGCACGTGTCGATTCAGCTAATCAATCTCTACTTGTATCACAGGCCGAACTAAACAGGATTAAGTCACCTGCACGAACAGAGGATTTAAGTCTTTATCAAGCACAGTTAAAACAAGCCCAAGCAGAAATTAATTCCATAGTAAATCAAATTGAAAAAAGTAAGTTAAAATCACCGGTAGACGGTATCGTTTCTAAAATTAATTTCGAAGCTGGTGAACAATATATACTTGGAAGACCAATGGCAACGCTAATTTCAGGAAATGGTTCTGAATATAAAATTGAAGTTGATATTTCTGAGTCTGATATTCCAAAAGTAGAAATTGCTGACCAGGTTTTAATTACACTTGATGCCCTTGGAAGCGACGTAAAATTTCATGGTTCAGTCAAATTTATTGAACCTGCTGAAACTGTAATTCAAGACGTAATTTATTATAAAGTTGAGATTGTTATTGATAATAATAACGAAAATATCCATTTAGTGAAACCAGGGATGACAGCCAATACAGATATTACAACTAATGAAATGAAAGATATTATAACCATTCCAGGAAGAGCTATTATCGACAGAAATGGAGATGGAAAGTTTGTTAAAACATTTAACAACGAAATTATTGATGAAAATAAAGTAGAAGTCGGTATAATTGGTGACGGGGGAATGGTTCAAATCATTTCTGGTCTATCTGAGGGGGATGTGGTAGTAACTTTTACAAAAGAAAAATAA
- a CDS encoding ABC transporter ATP-binding protein, which yields MLIKLENIKKEFANDEIITKVLHGISFEIDKGDFVSIMGPSGSGKSTLMHIIGLLDKATSGDYILEGGDVTALDDEQLAFMRNEKIGFVFQSFNLLAKSTVLENVMLPLVYSSKKGDAEEKARKVLDQVGLSHRVDYMPNQISGGEKQRVAIARALVNEPSVIFADEPTGNLDSKSGIQIMEILQKLNEEGNTIILVTHETFTAEHAKRIIYIRDGLLESDTLVKNRRLAHDGNTLK from the coding sequence ATGCTGATTAAACTAGAAAATATAAAAAAAGAGTTTGCAAATGACGAGATTATTACAAAGGTTCTTCATGGTATTTCTTTTGAAATAGATAAGGGTGATTTTGTATCTATAATGGGACCGTCTGGCTCAGGGAAATCAACATTGATGCATATAATTGGTCTTTTGGATAAAGCTACTTCTGGCGATTATATTTTAGAAGGAGGAGATGTTACCGCTCTAGATGATGAACAGCTTGCTTTTATGCGTAACGAGAAAATAGGGTTTGTTTTTCAGTCTTTTAACTTGCTTGCAAAGTCTACAGTTTTGGAAAATGTTATGCTCCCTTTGGTGTACTCTTCTAAAAAGGGAGATGCCGAAGAAAAAGCTAGAAAAGTATTAGATCAAGTTGGTCTTTCTCACCGAGTTGATTATATGCCGAACCAAATATCTGGCGGTGAAAAACAAAGAGTAGCCATCGCTCGTGCCCTAGTAAATGAACCTTCGGTTATATTCGCTGACGAACCAACCGGAAACCTCGATTCAAAATCAGGCATTCAGATTATGGAAATATTACAAAAACTAAACGAAGAAGGCAATACAATTATACTCGTAACACATGAAACTTTTACAGCTGAACACGCAAAGAGAATTATATATATAAGAGACGGGCTCTTGGAGTCTGATACTTTAGTTAAAAATCGTAGACTTGCTCACGATGGCAACACGCTCAAATAA
- the gltX gene encoding glutamate--tRNA ligase, which produces MDKNIRVRFAPSPTGFLHIGSLRTVLFNYVFAKKYKGKFILRIEDTDEKRKVEGSVENLISIFDWLGLDYDEGPNKDGGFGPYTQSERNPIYLKYVEQLLEEKKAYKCFCTAERLQEMREEQQENKRAPRYDGKCRDLNDSEIEANLANNIPFVVRQKIPESGEIIVHDELKGEIKFQTSELDDHVLLKTTGTPTYQFANVIDDHLMEISHVMRGDEWIPSSPKNVLLYKDLGWEAPKFIHLPLIMNKEGGKLSKRQGDVTVEAYKEKGYLPEALINFSALLGWHPKGDNEILNLEEIIENFSIDGMGISPGVFDIDKLDFFNSHYMKELNSEKLLELSKPYIVENLEITKKDSKKKDDFLLKVIKTEKERVKKLSDLGEATKFFFFDDLDYEPSLLIWKSLEQTQVKENLEKVYELVDKIPEENWTEVSINDAVYTYIKSSELKVGDYLWPMRVALSGQEKSPGPFEIAEVLGKSETLLKIQKAITILS; this is translated from the coding sequence ATGGATAAAAATATCAGGGTCAGATTTGCCCCCTCACCAACAGGGTTTTTGCATATAGGAAGCCTACGAACTGTATTGTTTAACTATGTTTTTGCGAAAAAATATAAAGGGAAATTTATTTTAAGGATTGAGGATACTGATGAAAAAAGAAAAGTAGAAGGTTCTGTTGAAAATCTTATTAGTATTTTTGATTGGCTTGGTCTTGACTATGACGAAGGCCCAAACAAAGATGGAGGTTTTGGACCATATACCCAAAGTGAACGAAATCCTATTTACTTAAAATATGTTGAGCAACTTTTAGAAGAAAAAAAAGCATACAAATGTTTTTGCACAGCCGAACGTTTGCAAGAAATGCGGGAAGAACAACAAGAAAATAAAAGAGCTCCTAGATATGATGGTAAATGTAGAGATTTAAATGATAGCGAAATTGAAGCTAATTTAGCTAATAATATTCCATTTGTAGTAAGACAAAAAATTCCAGAAAGCGGAGAAATCATTGTTCACGATGAACTTAAAGGCGAGATAAAATTTCAAACAAGTGAATTAGATGATCATGTCTTGCTTAAAACCACAGGAACCCCAACTTATCAATTTGCAAATGTTATTGATGATCATTTAATGGAAATTTCCCATGTTATGCGTGGTGATGAATGGATACCTTCATCTCCTAAGAATGTTCTGCTTTACAAAGATTTAGGATGGGAAGCTCCAAAATTCATACACTTACCTTTGATTATGAATAAAGAAGGTGGAAAATTGAGCAAAAGACAAGGGGACGTAACCGTAGAAGCTTACAAAGAAAAAGGTTATTTGCCAGAAGCGCTAATAAATTTTAGTGCACTTCTAGGATGGCATCCAAAAGGAGATAATGAAATATTAAACCTCGAAGAGATAATAGAAAATTTTAGTATAGATGGGATGGGAATAAGTCCCGGTGTTTTTGATATTGATAAGCTAGATTTTTTTAATTCCCACTATATGAAAGAACTTAATTCAGAAAAACTTCTTGAATTGTCAAAACCTTATATCGTAGAAAATTTAGAGATAACTAAAAAAGATTCTAAAAAAAAGGATGACTTTTTACTGAAGGTAATTAAGACCGAAAAGGAAAGAGTGAAAAAATTATCTGATCTTGGAGAGGCTACAAAATTTTTCTTTTTTGATGACCTAGATTATGAGCCAAGTTTGTTGATTTGGAAAAGTTTAGAACAAACACAAGTTAAAGAAAATCTTGAAAAAGTTTATGAACTCGTAGACAAGATTCCAGAAGAGAACTGGACTGAAGTAAGTATTAACGACGCAGTCTATACATATATAAAATCTAGCGAGCTAAAAGTGGGGGATTATCTCTGGCCGATGAGAGTCGCTCTTTCTGGTCAAGAGAAAAGCCCTGGACCTTTTGAGATTGCAGAAGTTCTTGGAAAATCAGAAACTCTCCTCAAAATCCAAAAAGCTATTACTATTTTATCCTAA
- a CDS encoding WecB/TagA/CpsF family glycosyltransferase, whose product MNKINILGVNITKEDSNIILKKIHSFLDEDKPKYIVTPNPEIILNAHNDEELFYILNHADISLADGMGLKIAGLFMGRYLKRFTGSDLTNYLLKYSEDNNFKIAILNWRGGLSLSSDIEKILKDKFPKLKFYIHDIDKKGDLINYQKLNNFSPDILFSTLGSPWQEKNIYHSKNKIDNLKLALAVGGSFDFITGKKVRAPKIFRLLGFEWLWRLLIQPNRIKRIFNATFVFMYNFLVWRFVHPHMYRPNVACLLFKRKNNSIKIFIVNRKGEKHWQIPQGGTDGESLEKAGARELREEMGNKNFRAIKSFKNLFKYTFKAGYVSKFNADANTIEGYKGQKQGLFIAEFLGNDEDIKINFWEHSDWKWVDVNNALKTVHPVRKEALKIYLNKLKKIYEI is encoded by the coding sequence ATGAATAAAATAAATATACTCGGAGTTAATATCACAAAAGAGGACAGCAATATAATTTTAAAAAAAATTCATTCTTTTTTAGATGAAGATAAACCAAAATATATTGTTACACCGAACCCCGAAATTATCCTAAATGCTCACAATGACGAAGAACTATTTTATATCCTAAATCATGCGGATATTTCTTTGGCGGATGGAATGGGATTGAAAATTGCCGGTCTTTTTATGGGTAGATATCTAAAAAGATTTACTGGGTCGGATCTAACAAATTATTTGTTAAAATATTCGGAAGATAATAATTTTAAAATAGCAATTCTGAACTGGCGGGGAGGATTATCTCTTTCCAGCGATATTGAAAAGATTCTAAAAGACAAATTTCCAAAACTTAAATTTTATATTCATGATATAGACAAAAAAGGAGATTTAATTAACTACCAAAAATTAAATAATTTTTCTCCTGATATTTTATTTTCCACCCTAGGTTCTCCATGGCAAGAGAAAAATATCTATCACTCAAAAAATAAAATAGACAATTTAAAATTGGCACTCGCTGTTGGTGGGAGTTTCGATTTTATTACTGGGAAAAAAGTTCGGGCTCCAAAAATATTTAGGTTACTTGGTTTTGAATGGTTATGGAGATTGTTGATTCAACCGAATAGAATAAAACGAATTTTTAATGCCACTTTTGTTTTTATGTACAATTTTCTTGTTTGGCGCTTTGTCCATCCTCATATGTATAGACCAAATGTTGCTTGTCTTCTATTTAAGAGAAAAAATAACTCAATTAAAATATTCATTGTTAATAGGAAGGGAGAGAAACATTGGCAAATTCCTCAAGGCGGAACAGATGGTGAATCCCTAGAAAAAGCTGGTGCTAGAGAGTTAAGAGAAGAGATGGGAAACAAAAATTTTAGAGCTATTAAATCTTTTAAGAATCTTTTTAAATATACCTTTAAAGCAGGCTATGTTAGTAAATTCAACGCTGATGCTAATACTATAGAGGGTTACAAGGGACAGAAGCAAGGTTTATTCATTGCTGAATTTCTCGGGAATGACGAAGATATAAAAATTAATTTTTGGGAACATTCTGACTGGAAATGGGTAGACGTAAATAATGCTCTAAAAACTGTTCATCCCGTGAGAAAAGAAGCCTTAAAAATATATTTAAATAAATTAAAAAAAATTTATGAAATTTAA